The Prunus persica cultivar Lovell chromosome G8, Prunus_persica_NCBIv2, whole genome shotgun sequence genome includes a region encoding these proteins:
- the LOC109950637 gene encoding uncharacterized protein LOC109950637 → MKLLEKFGMKDCKSVAIPLVVNEKLCKEDGSEAANESEYRQIVGSLLYLTATRPDVMLASSLLARFMHNPTKKHMGTAKRVLRYIQGILDFGIEFVKGKQLL, encoded by the coding sequence atGAAGCTTCTTGAGAAGTTTGGAATGAAAGATTGCAAGTCAGTGGCAATTCCACTTGTGGTGAATGAGAAACTGTGCAAAGAAGATGGAAGTGAAGCAGCAAATGAGAGTGAATACAGACAGATAGTAGGGAGCTTGCTTTATTTGACTGCCACAAGACCAGATGTAATGCTTGCATCTAGCTTACTTGCTAGATTCATGCACAATCCCACAAAGAAACACATGGGAACTGCCAAAAGAGTTCTGAGATACATACAGGGCATACTTGATTTTGGCATTGAGTTTGTGAAAGGGAAACAACTACTCTAA
- the LOC109950638 gene encoding uncharacterized protein LOC109950638, protein MAGSSTVELRTPVFNGENYEFWSIRMKTILKSHGLWDLVENLFDVSDPKKGKEKEEGSKAAEVEKSTMAEILMKDACALGLIQSAVSDQIFPRIVNEETSKGAWGILKQEFRGDKQVRSVKLQGLRREFEYTRMKDSEPLSVYIAKLFDLINQMMSYGEELSRERVVQKLLISLPRSYDYICSVIEHSKDLDTLEVQEVVASLKNFKLRLDRHTKTSTERAFTSLNIKSKNSKSGSSSGNHKSQKN, encoded by the coding sequence ATGGCAGGGTCAAGCACTGTTGAGCTTCGCACGCCAGTTTTCAATGGAGAAAACTACGAGTTTTGGAGCATTCGAATGAAAACCATTTTGAAATCTCATGGGTTGTGGGATTTGGTTGAAAATCTTTTTGATGTTTCAGATCCAAAGaagggaaaggaaaaagaagaaggatctAAGGCTGCTGAAGTGGAGAAGTCTACGATGGCTGAGATTTTGATGAAGGATGCTTGTGCACTTGGATTGATCCAAAGTGCAGTCTCAGACCAAATCTTCCCCAGAATAGTGAATGAAGAAACCTCAAAGGGTGCTTGGGGTATTCTAAAGCAGGAGTTTAGAGGCGATAAACAGGTACGAAGTGTTAAGTTGCAAGGTTTACGTAGAGAGTTTGAATATACTCGTATGAAGGATAGTGAACCATTGTCTGTTTATATCGCTAAActgtttgatttaattaatcaaatgatGAGTTATGGTGAAGAGTTGTCCAGAGAAAGAGTTGTGCAGAAATTGCTGATTAGCTTGCCTAGATCATATGATTATATATGCTCTGTGATTGAGCATTCTAAGGACCTTGACACTCTTGAAGTTCAAGAAGTGGTTGCATCTCTGAAGAACTTTAAGCTCAGATTGGATAGGCATACTAAAACCTCCACAGAAAGGGCTTTTACTAGCCTGAATATAAAGAGTAAAAACTCTAAGAGTGGAAGCTCTTCTGGAAATCACAAATCTCAGAAGAACTAG
- the LOC18767710 gene encoding citrate-binding protein, translating to MLPLNCIKMNSFFGKLLCLILLILKYRYICATDPTDGFTLVPLTEENFKLQKPYNEPLDDRYSDKDGVRSFWIYNHDKPFKTDSTTRPRSEARITGHDYSSGIWQFEGYAFVPSGTSGVTIVQIHGAAEGATSLQLRMYDGDIKYYKYNVVATNLYDKWFRVNIIHNVDKGKIIVFIDGVKKFVVKDQGPGDLYFKCGVYAAPENSSNYMESRWKEIKLYKK from the exons ATGTTGCCTTTAAATTGCATTAAAATGAATTCCTTCTTCGGCAAGCTCCTGTGCTTGATCCTATTGATCTTGAAGTACCGCTATATTTGTGCCACTGATCCTACTGATGGATTCACCCTTGTGCCACTAACAGAAGAGAACTTCAAGTTACAGAAACCCTACAACGAACCCCTCGATGATCGTTACAGTGACAAGGATGGAGTTCGAAGTTTCTGGATCTACAACCATGACAAGCCATTCAAAACCGATAGCACAACTAGGCCCCGTTCGGAAGCGCGCATAacg GGTCATGACTATTCTTCTGGGATTTGGCAATTCGAAGGCTATGCATTTGTGCCGAGTGGTACTTCTGGGGTTACAATAGTGCAGATCCATGGTGCAGCTGAGGGAGCTACGTCTCTACAATTAAGGATGTATGATGGAGATATCAAATACTACAAATACAACGTAGTAGCTACCAATCTCTATGATAAGTGGTTCAGAGTAAACATAATCCACAATGTTGACAAAGGGAAGATAATAGTTTTCATCGATGGTGTCAAAAAGTTTGTGGTGAAAGATCAGGGACCAGGGGACCTGTATTTCAAATGTGGAGTATATGCTGCACCAGAAAACTCGAGCAACTACATGGAATCACGGTGGAAAGAGATCAAACTTTACAAAAAATGA
- the LOC18766304 gene encoding citrate-binding protein: MNPNLPSSTRPNEFPVVLKPSMEAMEIALRVAEVDPRRTLFLDDHIRNVAFLGLEVVIAGADQQEAHHLGLLMRERLLQKTPCSLTRLPRRSACGSCTNASDKIGFMASRGGEAEEDDYFGLLWLLCFLEALCASDPTDGFTRVSLAAQNLKLQIPYDKSPADRYSRVDGVERFWVDTNDKPFKQGSPTRPRTEIRISGYDYTSGVWQFEGNFYVPQGSSIMQIHGAATEATTLQLRVYNGDLKYNGNTVVASNIYDKWLRLNVIHNVGAGKVTIFIDGKQKLVVNGPSRANFYFKYGVYGALSASSNYMESRSKEVKLFKK, translated from the exons ATGAACCCGAACCTGCCGAGTTCGACTCGGCCTAACGAGTTTCCAGTGGTTCTGAAGCCGTCCATGGAGGCCATGGAGATCGCGCTCCGGGTCGCTGAGGTGGATCCTCGTCGTACCCTGTTTCTCGATGACCACATCCGTAACGTCGCTTTTCTTGGCCTTGAAGTGGTGATTGCTGGAGCTGATCAGCAAGAGGCACATCACCTTGG GCTGCTGATGAGAGAAAGGCTGCTGCAGAAGACACCATGCTCGCTTACAAGGCTGCCCAGGCGTAGCGCTTGCGGATCTTGCACCAACGCATCCGATAAGATTGGGTTCATGGCTAGCAGAGGCGGTGAGGCTGAAGAAGACGACTACTTTGGCCTCCTCTG GTTGTTGTGCTTTTTGGAAGCCCTGTGCGCTTCTGATCCTACTGATGGCTTCACGCGTGTGTCATTGGCTGCACAAAACCTCAAGTTACAGATACCATATGACAAGTCTCCGGCGGATCGTTACAGCAGAGTCGATGGAGTTGAGAGGTTTTGGGTCGACACCAATGACAAGCCCTTTAAACAAGGCAGTCCAACCAGGCCACGCACAGAGATAAGAATTTCT GGATATGACTACACATCTGGAGTTTGGCAATTTGAGGGCAATTTCTATGTGCCACAAGGCAGCTCGATAATGCAGATCCATGGTGCAGCGACTGAAGCTACAACACTGCAACTGAGGGTGTATAACGGGGATCTCAAGTACAATGGAAACACTGTGGTGGCTTCAAATATCTACGACAAATGGCTCAGACTCAATGTCATTCACAATGTTGGTGCTGGAAAGGTCACCATTTTTATCGACGGCAAGCAAAAGCTTGTCGTAAATGGTCCCAGCCGAGCTAACTTTTACTTCAAGTATGGGGTTTATGGTGCCTTGTCTGCTTCAAGTAACTACATGGAATCTAGGTCGAAGGAGGTCAAACTTTTCAAGAAATGA
- the LOC18768184 gene encoding citrate-binding protein — MTSCLKKVVFLLLLSSLAAQQHLCAADPTDGFTRVQFTDENRMLQKPYDKAPEDRYSKVDGVEKFWIYTNDKPFKEGSPTRPRTEIRITGHDYTSGVWQFEGNFFVPQGTSGAIIMQVFGAANEATTLQLRVVNGDLKYYGNSVVAANIYSRWVRLNVIHNVGAGKVTIFIDGDQKLVVNDHGRATFYFKYGVYGALSGSSNYMESRWKGIKLFKK, encoded by the exons ATGACTTCTTGCTTAAAGAAGGTGGTGTTTTTGCTGCTCTTGAGCTCTTTGGCAGCCCAGCAGCATTTATGTGCTGCTGATCCCACTGATGGCTTCACCCGTGTGCAATTCACGGACGAAAACCGCATGTTACAGAAGCCATATGACAAAGCTCCTGAGGATCGTTACAGTAAGGTGGATGGAGTTGAAAAGTTCTGGATCTACACCAATGACAAGCCCTTTAAAGAAGGCAGTCCAACCAGACCACGCACGGAAATAAGAATCACT GGACATGACTACACTTCTGGAGTTTGGCAATTTGAAGGCAACTTTTTTGTGCCACAAGGCACCTCGGGGGCTATAATAATGCAGGTCTTTGGTGCAGCCAATGAAGCTACAACTCTGCAACTAAGGGTCGTTAATGGGGATTTGAAGTACTATGGGAACAGTGTGGTGGCTGCTAATATCTACAGTAGATGGGTTAGACTGAATGTGATTCACAATGTTGGTGCAGGGAAAGTGACAATTTTTATCGACGGCGACCAGAAGCTAGTCGTCAACGATCACGGTCGAGCTACTTTTTACTTCAAATATGGAGTTTATGGTGCCTTATCTGGTTCAAGTAACTACATGGAATCAAGATGGAAGGGAATcaaacttttcaaaaaatga